In Chloroflexota bacterium, one DNA window encodes the following:
- a CDS encoding cobyric acid synthase, whose amino-acid sequence MGSRRAKVLMVQGTSSHAGKSVLATALCRIFAQDGFQVAPFKAQNMSLNSYATPDGGEIGRSQAVQAAAALVEPSVDMNPILLKPEGDRRSQVVLLGRPQAVASAREYQQLKSEMWTMVTAALDRLRTEFDVVVIEGAGSPAEINLKQHDIVNMRVARHAQAPVLLVGDIDRGGIFAQLVGTMELLEPEERALVGGHVINKFRGDPSLLDSGLEFLRERTGAPVVGVVPYFTDIHIPEEDSVGLGADSETDDETAVDVAVMRLPHIANFDDFDPLRHEPGVRLRFVARAAEFGDPDLVVIPGSKTTVADLGWLRERGLAERIVSARRGGVPVIGICAGYQMLGERLLDPDSVESRIAETPGLGLLPATTTFRPDKATHQVRARVAGSDGLLAGCSGAEVVAYEIHMGVTSAVGCFSPFAVDEQSRQRVDFSDGAMDAEGLTLGTYLHGLLHNREVRRSILACAGARRGLSLPTDHDDIEPNVEYDKLASLVREHLDMKLIYGLTGLEP is encoded by the coding sequence ATGGGTAGCCGCCGCGCCAAGGTGCTGATGGTTCAGGGCACCTCGTCGCACGCCGGAAAGTCCGTCCTCGCGACGGCCCTCTGTCGCATCTTCGCCCAGGACGGATTCCAGGTCGCGCCGTTTAAGGCGCAGAACATGTCCTTGAATTCCTACGCCACGCCCGACGGTGGCGAGATTGGCCGGTCGCAGGCGGTGCAGGCCGCGGCGGCGCTGGTCGAGCCGAGCGTGGATATGAACCCCATCCTGCTCAAGCCCGAGGGCGACCGCCGCTCCCAGGTTGTGCTGCTGGGCCGGCCGCAGGCCGTGGCCTCGGCCCGCGAGTACCAGCAACTGAAGTCCGAGATGTGGACGATGGTCACGGCGGCGCTCGATCGGCTGCGGACGGAGTTTGACGTCGTGGTGATCGAGGGCGCCGGAAGCCCCGCGGAGATCAACCTCAAGCAGCACGACATCGTCAACATGCGGGTCGCGCGCCACGCCCAGGCGCCGGTGTTGTTGGTGGGCGACATCGATCGCGGCGGGATCTTCGCCCAGCTTGTCGGGACGATGGAGCTGTTGGAGCCGGAAGAGCGCGCGCTGGTCGGCGGGCACGTGATCAACAAGTTTCGCGGCGACCCGTCCCTGCTCGACTCGGGCCTGGAGTTCCTGCGCGAGCGCACCGGCGCGCCGGTGGTGGGCGTCGTGCCGTACTTCACCGACATCCACATTCCCGAGGAGGATTCGGTCGGCCTCGGGGCCGACTCCGAGACCGACGACGAGACCGCCGTTGACGTTGCCGTGATGCGGCTGCCGCATATCGCCAACTTCGACGACTTCGATCCGCTGCGGCACGAGCCGGGCGTGCGGCTGCGATTTGTGGCGCGGGCGGCCGAATTCGGCGATCCGGACTTAGTGGTGATACCCGGCAGCAAGACCACGGTGGCCGACCTTGGCTGGTTGCGTGAGCGGGGCCTGGCCGAGCGCATCGTGAGCGCGCGGCGCGGCGGGGTGCCGGTGATTGGAATCTGCGCGGGATACCAGATGCTCGGCGAGCGGCTCCTAGACCCGGACTCGGTTGAGTCACGGATCGCCGAGACGCCGGGTCTGGGGCTGCTGCCGGCCACCACGACGTTTCGTCCAGACAAGGCGACGCATCAAGTCAGGGCGCGGGTCGCCGGGAGCGATGGACTGCTTGCCGGGTGCAGCGGTGCGGAGGTTGTCGCCTACGAAATCCACATGGGGGTCACCTCAGCCGTTGGGTGTTTCAGTCCCTTCGCGGTTGACGAGCAGTCCCGGCAGCGCGTCGACTTCTCGGATGGGGCAATGGACGCCGAAGGCCTGACGCTGGGCACCTATCTGCACGGCCTGTTACACAACCGGGAGGTGCGACGCTCGATTCTGGCCTGCGCCGGCGCGCGGCGCGGGCTCAGCTTGCCGACCGACCATGACGACATCGAGCCAAACGTCGAGTACGACAAGCTGGCGTCGCTGGTGCGCGAACACCTCGACATGAAATTGATCTACGGCCTGACGGGTCTCGAGCCATGA
- the cobU gene encoding bifunctional adenosylcobinamide kinase/adenosylcobinamide-phosphate guanylyltransferase, which translates to MSKRLTLVLGGVRAGKSRHAQTLAQTGQRVLVVATAEAGGEEMAARIEAHRAERPADWDTLEEPLDLVTALAPRLPDYDTVLLDCLTLWVSNLLLKTADAGQAALDIPAESDRLLQLYEDGDASWFVVSNEVGLGVIPANELARAYADALGRVNQVFAAAADDVIVMYAGVPVNVRAYSSGE; encoded by the coding sequence ATGAGCAAACGGCTGACCCTGGTGCTGGGCGGCGTCCGCGCCGGCAAGAGTCGCCACGCGCAAACGCTGGCGCAGACCGGACAGCGCGTGCTGGTGGTGGCCACGGCGGAGGCCGGCGGCGAGGAAATGGCCGCCCGCATCGAGGCGCATCGGGCGGAGCGGCCCGCCGACTGGGACACGCTGGAAGAGCCGCTTGACCTCGTGACGGCCCTGGCCCCGCGCCTGCCCGATTACGACACCGTGCTGCTCGACTGCCTGACTCTCTGGGTGAGCAACCTTCTGCTCAAGACCGCCGACGCGGGGCAGGCCGCTCTCGACATCCCCGCCGAGTCCGATCGCCTGCTCCAGCTCTACGAAGACGGCGACGCCTCATGGTTCGTCGTCAGCAACGAGGTGGGCCTCGGCGTCATCCCGGCGAACGAGCTGGCACGCGCCTATGCCGACGCGCTCGGGAGGGTAAACCAGGTATTCGCCGCCGCGGCGGACGACGTGATCGTGATGTACGCCGGGGTGCCGGTGAACGTAAGGGCCTACAGCTCAGGCGAGTGA
- a CDS encoding adenosylcobinamide-GDP ribazoletransferase, translated as MRNLRLAIGFLTVLPFAPSHSGPMGPARAYFPLVGLGLGGILAGLDLAARQVLPLPAVGALLVAALLALTRAIHTEGFLDTCDGVLGGRDPEARLEILRDSRVGAFAVVGGASLVLLKWTLVMGIPDAERTSLLVLFPCLSRWGMVATMGVFPYVRSQGLGTAFQAGANWRQLALALATAALAGWLLLGIAGILLLGCTTVVALGLGWWFKRLLGGMTGDTYGATNEVAEVAVLLLGLSVAPALVDAPFW; from the coding sequence ATGAGAAACCTGCGGCTCGCGATCGGCTTCTTGACGGTGTTGCCGTTCGCGCCGAGTCACTCGGGCCCCATGGGGCCGGCGCGCGCGTATTTCCCGCTCGTCGGCCTCGGGCTGGGCGGGATCCTGGCCGGGCTGGACCTCGCGGCCCGGCAGGTGCTGCCGTTGCCGGCGGTGGGCGCGCTGCTGGTGGCGGCCCTGCTGGCCTTGACGCGAGCCATCCACACCGAAGGATTCCTCGATACGTGCGACGGCGTGCTCGGCGGACGCGACCCGGAGGCGCGGTTGGAGATTCTGCGCGACTCCCGCGTTGGTGCGTTCGCCGTGGTTGGCGGCGCGAGCCTGGTGCTGCTCAAATGGACCCTCGTGATGGGAATCCCCGACGCGGAACGCACCAGCCTCCTGGTGCTCTTCCCGTGCCTGTCTCGCTGGGGCATGGTGGCCACCATGGGCGTCTTTCCCTATGTCCGATCCCAGGGCCTTGGCACGGCGTTCCAGGCCGGCGCCAACTGGCGTCAGCTCGCGCTTGCCCTCGCCACGGCCGCGTTGGCCGGCTGGCTGCTGCTGGGCATCGCCGGAATTCTCCTGCTGGGGTGCACTACGGTAGTCGCGCTGGGACTCGGCTGGTGGTTCAAGCGCCTGCTCGGCGGCATGACCGGGGACACCTACGGCGCCACCAACGAGGTGGCCGAAGTGGCGGTCCTGCTGCTCGGCCTGAGCGTGGCGCCGGCCCTGGTCGACGCTCCGTTCTGGTAG
- the cbiB gene encoding adenosylcobinamide-phosphate synthase CbiB: MLSPWLDNLIWDAAVLLAAVLLDLLLPEPPHAAHPVVWIGRVTEALRRVAPRHPVAAFAYGCVMVVAVVGGAGTAAWFGLAALAAIHPIAYLISGALVLRTAFAVTELTAAAHRTRRELVESRLDFARESLRSLVSRDASALTPPLVAAVAIESVAENSTDSFVGPWIAFAVFGVPGAIAYRALNTMDSMVGYRGPTEYLGKAAARLDDVVNLIPARLSALLLLASGWLARLPLGRAWSTMRCDGGATASPNAGVTMSVMAGLLGVRLEKPGHYVLGKELREPEPADIDRAVRIVNRTAVLAVVVSLGVLAARHAIAG; encoded by the coding sequence ATGCTCTCACCGTGGCTGGACAATCTCATCTGGGACGCAGCGGTCCTTCTGGCTGCCGTGTTGCTGGACCTGCTGCTGCCGGAGCCGCCGCATGCGGCGCATCCGGTGGTTTGGATCGGAAGGGTCACCGAGGCGCTGCGACGCGTTGCTCCGCGGCATCCGGTCGCCGCCTTTGCTTACGGCTGCGTCATGGTCGTCGCGGTCGTCGGAGGCGCGGGAACCGCCGCGTGGTTCGGTTTGGCTGCGCTGGCCGCCATACATCCAATCGCCTACCTGATCAGCGGAGCCCTTGTGCTGCGCACGGCGTTCGCGGTGACGGAATTGACGGCAGCGGCGCACCGGACACGGCGGGAATTGGTCGAAAGTCGGCTGGATTTCGCGCGGGAAAGCCTGCGCAGCCTAGTCAGCCGCGATGCCAGCGCGCTCACGCCACCGCTGGTGGCCGCCGTGGCGATCGAGTCCGTGGCCGAGAACTCCACCGACAGCTTCGTGGGCCCCTGGATCGCCTTCGCGGTCTTCGGCGTGCCGGGCGCCATCGCCTATCGAGCGCTGAACACCATGGACAGCATGGTGGGCTATCGCGGGCCCACCGAATACCTGGGCAAGGCCGCCGCTCGGCTGGACGACGTCGTCAACCTGATACCGGCCCGATTGAGCGCGCTGCTGCTGCTGGCGAGTGGATGGCTAGCACGGCTTCCGCTGGGCCGCGCCTGGAGCACAATGCGGTGCGACGGCGGCGCGACCGCCAGCCCGAATGCAGGAGTGACGATGAGCGTGATGGCGGGGCTGCTGGGCGTTCGACTCGAGAAGCCGGGACACTACGTGCTGGGCAAGGAGTTGCGGGAGCCGGAACCGGCCGACATCGACCGGGCGGTGCGCATCGTCAACCGCACGGCAGTGCTCGCCGTCGTCGTATCGCTCGGCGTGCTGGCCGCGCGCCACGCGATTGCCGGCTGA
- a CDS encoding histidine phosphatase family protein, with amino-acid sequence MGHWYLVRHGETDWNLTERIQGQVDVPLNSTGIRQVSHLARRLEDVRIDAIYSSDLARTHETARLIAAGRDTAIVTDPALREFSFGEWEGLTSEEIEALQPGAMAERISAGNEEFSAPGGENTWQVLDRVRQFCARAAERHDPSDDVLIVAHGGSIRALAVALLDLAATEFWRFRIHCASLAIIRNHSDGRTLVRWNDISHLPAEDRDTPI; translated from the coding sequence ATGGGTCACTGGTATCTCGTGCGCCACGGCGAAACGGACTGGAACCTCACCGAGCGGATTCAAGGCCAGGTGGACGTGCCGCTGAACTCCACCGGAATCCGCCAGGTGAGCCACTTGGCGCGGCGGCTGGAAGATGTTCGCATCGACGCCATCTACAGCAGCGACCTTGCGCGCACCCATGAGACCGCCCGGCTCATCGCGGCGGGTCGCGACACCGCAATCGTCACCGACCCCGCTCTGCGCGAGTTTTCGTTCGGCGAGTGGGAAGGCCTCACGTCGGAGGAGATCGAGGCGCTGCAACCGGGCGCAATGGCCGAGCGGATCAGCGCCGGTAATGAGGAATTCTCCGCGCCGGGCGGCGAAAACACCTGGCAGGTGCTGGACCGCGTGCGGCAGTTCTGCGCCCGCGCCGCCGAGCGCCATGATCCGTCGGATGACGTCCTGATCGTCGCCCACGGCGGATCGATTCGCGCCCTCGCGGTCGCCTTGCTGGACCTGGCGGCCACCGAGTTCTGGCGATTTCGAATTCACTGCGCCAGCCTGGCCATCATCCGGAATCACTCCGACGGACGCACGCTCGTTCGGTGGAACGACATCAGCCACCTGCCCGCCGAGGACCGTGATACTCCAATATGA
- a CDS encoding class I SAM-dependent methyltransferase produces the protein MAIAMLDEHRNANRANWDARVPAHLASEFYGVEDFVSGARTLTRAVDFDRTHVGDVRGRSLVHLQCHIGLDTLSWARLGAGVTGIDFSERSIEAARDISRRSGVPGRFILADVHDAPEVLPETFDMVYASEGVLCWLPSVAAWARVVRRFTRPGGTFYIRDGHPLAHALDQERSDGQLVVTEPYFESGAIRYDEPGTYTGDGVDIEHTTTYEWNHSLGEIVSAIADQGFRIESLKEYPFAGYQGLREMVQGDDGWWRLPDRPERLPSLFGLKATLPADAAPAQ, from the coding sequence ATGGCGATCGCCATGCTCGACGAACATCGAAACGCCAACCGGGCCAACTGGGACGCGCGCGTTCCCGCGCACCTGGCCTCGGAGTTCTACGGCGTCGAGGACTTCGTTTCGGGCGCTCGGACGCTCACCCGGGCGGTGGACTTCGATCGCACGCACGTCGGCGACGTGCGGGGGCGCTCGCTGGTCCACCTGCAGTGCCACATCGGCCTCGACACGCTGTCGTGGGCGCGGCTCGGCGCCGGCGTCACCGGCATCGACTTCTCCGAGCGCTCGATCGAAGCAGCGCGCGACATCAGTCGCCGCAGCGGCGTCCCGGGTCGCTTCATCCTGGCCGATGTCCACGACGCGCCCGAGGTCCTCCCCGAGACCTTCGACATGGTCTATGCCAGCGAGGGCGTGCTCTGCTGGCTGCCCTCGGTGGCGGCCTGGGCGCGCGTCGTCCGACGGTTCACGCGTCCCGGCGGGACTTTCTACATCCGCGACGGACATCCCCTCGCGCACGCGCTCGACCAGGAGCGCTCCGACGGGCAACTGGTGGTGACGGAGCCGTACTTCGAATCCGGAGCCATCCGCTACGACGAGCCGGGCACCTACACCGGGGACGGCGTCGACATCGAACACACCACGACGTACGAGTGGAATCACAGCCTGGGTGAGATCGTGAGCGCGATCGCCGACCAGGGATTCCGCATCGAGTCGTTGAAGGAATATCCGTTTGCGGGCTACCAGGGGCTGCGCGAAATGGTCCAGGGCGATGACGGCTGGTGGCGGCTGCCGGACCGCCCCGAGCGGCTGCCGTCGCTCTTCGGACTCAAGGCCACCTTGCCCGCCGACGCCGCGCCGGCGCAGTGA
- a CDS encoding GHMP kinase — protein sequence MTSPVRAGAAEVAVARGTAWAPGTCGELAQGELDGTIAMVTCPIDLGSTATVELSDGSGRVDGPAHAPKARRAVALTLEFLGRRDLDARLYLETALPRAKGMASSTADVAAAIGATAAGLSASIDPRQQAKLALAVEPSDGVMLPGIALFDHRGGRMARSLGQPPAMRVLALEFADEVDTEAFNAVDRRAEHRSHASRFREALDLITAGLAEGDAQPIGEGATLSSLANQAVLPKPQLASVLDLAQAAGAVGVNVAHSGTVLGLLFAADADRINWAERQAWARLPGLVAVHDSRVIGGGVTTGDRSAKHRN from the coding sequence ATGACTTCGCCGGTTCGCGCAGGTGCGGCTGAAGTCGCCGTCGCGCGCGGCACGGCGTGGGCGCCGGGGACCTGCGGCGAGCTGGCCCAGGGCGAGTTGGACGGCACGATTGCGATGGTGACCTGCCCGATCGATCTCGGCTCGACGGCCACGGTTGAGCTGTCGGACGGGAGCGGGAGGGTCGACGGGCCGGCACACGCTCCCAAGGCCCGCCGGGCCGTGGCGCTGACCTTGGAATTCCTGGGACGCCGCGACCTGGACGCCCGCCTGTATCTCGAGACTGCGCTGCCGCGAGCCAAGGGCATGGCCAGCAGCACGGCCGACGTGGCCGCGGCCATCGGCGCGACGGCGGCGGGGCTGAGCGCGTCCATCGACCCGCGGCAGCAGGCGAAGCTCGCGCTGGCCGTGGAGCCGAGCGATGGCGTGATGCTGCCCGGCATCGCGCTCTTCGATCATCGCGGCGGCCGTATGGCGCGGTCGCTGGGACAACCGCCCGCGATGCGGGTCCTGGCGCTGGAGTTTGCCGATGAGGTCGATACCGAAGCGTTCAATGCCGTGGACCGTCGGGCCGAGCATCGATCCCACGCCTCGCGGTTTCGCGAAGCCCTGGACCTCATCACAGCAGGACTGGCCGAGGGCGACGCGCAGCCAATTGGCGAAGGCGCGACGCTGAGCAGCCTGGCGAACCAGGCGGTGCTCCCCAAGCCGCAGCTCGCATCCGTGCTCGACCTGGCGCAAGCCGCCGGGGCGGTTGGGGTCAACGTGGCGCACAGCGGCACCGTGCTGGGGTTGCTCTTTGCCGCCGACGCCGACCGGATCAACTGGGCCGAGCGTCAGGCGTGGGCGCGCCTGCCGGGGCTCGTCGCAGTGCATGACAGCCGAGTGATAGGCGGGGGTGTAACGACCGGCGACCGCAGTGCCAAGCACCGAAACTAG
- a CDS encoding histidinol-phosphate transaminase → MTTVHGGFDTAELRAENLTRDQVLDFSSNINPLGPSPRVRQAAAEADLSAYPDRECLVLREALAAQLGVDTDQLMVGNGSTELIHLLARAHMPPWSTCLVFAPTFGEYEAAADATGARVKFVVSAAADGFTWSMDTAVETIATTRPAMVFLCNPNNPTGVYLDCESAERLSEAVGSGGLLVLDTSYVPLADAGWDALPLLRCGNVALLRSMTKDHALAGVRLGYMAAQPPVIEATRDLQHSWSVNAIAQAVGVAALGDEAHVAAAREVIAEAKDYLEAQLTALGVPAAPSAANFMLVRVGDATGVRQALLRRRILVRDCTSFGLPDYIRIAVRRREECVRLVAALREVLAHG, encoded by the coding sequence ATGACCACGGTGCACGGCGGATTCGACACCGCCGAATTGCGCGCCGAGAACCTGACGCGCGACCAGGTGCTGGACTTCAGCTCCAACATCAATCCATTGGGACCGTCGCCGCGGGTTCGGCAGGCCGCGGCGGAGGCTGATCTTTCGGCCTACCCCGATCGCGAGTGCCTGGTCCTGCGTGAGGCGCTGGCCGCGCAACTCGGCGTCGACACGGATCAGCTCATGGTCGGCAACGGATCGACGGAGCTCATCCACCTGCTGGCACGAGCCCACATGCCGCCGTGGTCCACCTGCCTGGTGTTTGCACCGACATTCGGGGAATACGAGGCGGCGGCGGATGCCACCGGCGCGCGCGTAAAGTTCGTGGTGTCTGCCGCGGCGGATGGATTCACCTGGTCCATGGACACGGCGGTCGAGACCATCGCCACGACGCGTCCGGCGATGGTATTTCTCTGCAATCCGAACAATCCCACGGGCGTCTACCTGGACTGTGAATCCGCCGAGCGGCTGAGTGAGGCCGTCGGCTCGGGCGGGCTGCTGGTGCTGGACACCTCCTACGTGCCGCTGGCCGATGCCGGATGGGACGCGCTGCCGCTGCTGCGCTGCGGCAACGTGGCGCTGCTGCGATCAATGACCAAGGACCACGCGCTGGCCGGCGTGCGGCTGGGCTACATGGCGGCGCAGCCGCCGGTCATTGAGGCCACCCGCGATCTCCAGCATTCCTGGAGCGTGAACGCCATCGCGCAAGCGGTGGGCGTTGCCGCGCTCGGGGACGAGGCGCACGTGGCCGCCGCCCGAGAGGTCATCGCCGAAGCCAAGGACTACCTCGAGGCGCAACTGACCGCCTTGGGCGTGCCGGCGGCTCCCTCGGCCGCCAATTTCATGCTGGTGCGGGTGGGCGATGCCACCGGTGTGCGCCAAGCGTTGCTGCGTCGGCGGATCCTGGTGCGAGACTGCACCTCCTTCGGCCTGCCCGACTACATTCGCATCGCCGTGCGGCGGCGCGAGGAATGCGTCCGGCTCGTCGCGGCGCTGCGGGAGGTGCTGGCGCATGGGTAG